The Maridesulfovibrio sp. genomic sequence AAAGGATTTCAGAAAAGAAACTCCGGGCCAGATTTCATCCGCACTTCTCACTGTACCTGGATTAATTTCCAGCACATCGCTGATCCGATCCGCAAGCAAAGCCATGCGCCGCCCATGGGCAAAACTGAAAATAAGTCTGTCGCTGGGAATTACATCACGTTCTTCAGTACCGATCCTGCCCCGCAAGCCCAGCACTGGAACAACATCACCCCCATAATTAACCACGCCGAGAACCGGCTCAGGAGAATCGGGAACCGGGGTAAGCATAACGGCCCGTTCAACCCGGTCTACATCTACAGAAGGCAGGGCGAATTTTACCGTATCAACCTCGAAAACAATGTAATCATCAGTCTTCATAGACCATCACTTTCCGGCCTGACCGGACTTTTCCATAAGCGCATTATATTTTTTCATAACCTTCACCGCATAAGCCCTTGCCCGGCCCGGCAGGTTATTCGGCGATCCGGTATGATAGGCTCCGATCGCACGCCAGTTGTAACCGTAACGGTCAAGGCAGTAACGTAAAATCCAAGCCCCGAGACGTAGGTTTTCCTCCGGTTCAAGAGCTTCTGCAGGACTGAGCTTGAATTTCCGTATCCAGTAGGAATTAACCTGCATCAACCCCACGTCATAACTCCTGCCCTGATATTTTTCGATTATGGCAAGAGCCTCTTCACGGGTTTCAGGATACACACTTCTGCCCTCAATATTCAAGGCCCATGGATTGTAGCC encodes the following:
- a CDS encoding chemotaxis protein CheW gives rise to the protein MKTDDYIVFEVDTVKFALPSVDVDRVERAVMLTPVPDSPEPVLGVVNYGGDVVPVLGLRGRIGTEERDVIPSDRLIFSFAHGRRMALLADRISDVLEINPGTVRSADEIWPGVSFLKSFAGLGADVILVQEIGALLDPDQERDLAEAIAAMAEESASDD
- a CDS encoding lytic transglycosylase domain-containing protein, with product MSRFIVALYLILCGAILFRTIIPFDAEREYSPVQRHEVQQRMKVAERERVPVPPLFGQVAEEFSLHPEILNAIADHESGYNPWALNIEGRSVYPETREEALAIIEKYQGRSYDVGLMQVNSYWIRKFKLSPAEALEPEENLRLGAWILRYCLDRYGYNWRAIGAYHTGSPNNLPGRARAYAVKVMKKYNALMEKSGQAGK